A genome region from Pan troglodytes isolate AG18354 chromosome 3, NHGRI_mPanTro3-v2.0_pri, whole genome shotgun sequence includes the following:
- the CYP2U1 gene encoding cytochrome P450 2U1 isoform X4, which translates to MSSPGPSQPPAEDPPWPARLLRAPLGLLRLDPSGGALLLCGLVALLGWSWLRRRRARGIPPGPTPWPLVGNFGHVLLPPFLRRRSWLSSRTRAAGIDPSVIGPQVLLAHLARVYGSIFSFFIGHYLVVVLSDFHSVREALVQQAEVFSDRPRVPLISIVTKEKGVVFAHYGPVWRQQRKFSHSTLRHFGLGKLSLEPKIIEEFKYVKAEMQKHREDPFCPFSIISNAVSNIICSLCFGQRFDYTNKKVHEEIERVIGANRAPSLTDKAQMPYTEATIMEVQRLTVVVPLAIPHMTSENTVLQGYTIPKGTLILPNLWSVHRDPAIWEKPEDFYPNRFLDDQGQLIKKETFIPFGIGKRVCMGEQLAKMELFLMFVSLMQSFAFALPEDSKKPLLTGRFGLTLAPHPFNITISRR; encoded by the exons ATGTCGTCTCCGGGGCCGTCGCAGCCGCCGGCCGAGGACCCGCCCTGGCCCGCGCGCCTCCTGCGTGCGCCTCTGGGGCTGCTGCGGCTGGACCCCAGCGGGGGCGCGCTGCTGCTGTGCGGCCTCGTAGCGCTGCTGGGCTGGAGCTGGCTGCGGAGGCGCCGGGCGCGGGGCATCCCGCCCGGGCCCACGCCCTGGCCTCTGGTGGGCAACTTCGGTCACGTGCTGCTGCCTCCCTTCCTCCGGCGGCGGAGCTGGCTGAGCAGCAGGACCAGGGCCGCAGGGATTGATCCCTCGGTCATAGGCCCGCAGGTGCTCCTGGCTCACCTAGCCCGCGTGTACGGCAGCATCTTCAGCTTCTTTATCGGCCACTACCTGGTGGTGGTCCTCAGCGACTTCCACAGCGTGCGCGAGGCGCTGGTGCAGCAGGCCGAGGTCTTCAGCGACCGCCCGCGGGTGCCGCTCATCTCCATCGTGACCAAGGAGAAGG GGGTTGTGTTTGCACATTATGGTCCCGTCTGGAGACAACAAAGGAAGTTCTCTCATTCAACTCTTCGTCATTTTGGGTTGGGAAAACTTAGCTTGGAGCCCAAGATTATTGAGGAGTTCAAATATGTGAAAGCAGAAATGCAAAAGCACAGAGAAGACCCCTTCTGCCCTTTCTCCATCATCAGCAATGCCGTCTCTAACATCATTTGCTCCTTGTGCTTTGGCCAGCGCTTTGATTACACTAATA AAAAGGTTCATGAAGAAATTGAAAGAGTCATTGGCGCCAACCGAGCTCCTTCCCTCACAGACAAGGCCCAGATGCCCTACACAGAAGCCACCATCATGGAAGTGCAGAGGCTAACTGTGGTGGTGCCGCTTGCCATTCCTCATATGACCTCAGAGAACACAG tgCTCCAAGGGTATACCATTCCTAAAGGCACATTGATCTTACCCAACCTGTGGTCAGTACATAGAGACCCAGCCATTTGGGAGAAACCGGAGGATTTCTACCCTAATCGATTTCTGGATGACCAAGGACaactaattaaaaaagaaacctttATTCCTTTTGGGATAG GGAAGCGGGTGTGTATGGGAGAACAACTGGCAAAGATGGAATTATTCCTAATGTTTGTGAGCCTAATGCAGAGTTTCGCATTTGCTTTACCTGAGGATTCTAAGAAGCCCCTCCTGACTGGAAGATTTGGTCTAACTTTAGCCCCACATCCATTTAATATAACTATTTCAAGGAGATGA
- the CYP2U1 gene encoding cytochrome P450 2U1 isoform X2, with the protein MRAAQPIRGRSYTPCPPPTFQRRAGHWRRGAGSCVRVSSRQQGEPEAAGARTMSSPGPSQPPAEDPPWPARLLRAPLGLLRLDPSGGALLLCGLVALLGWSWLRRRRARGIPPGPTPWPLVGNFGHVLLPPFLRRRSWLSSRTRAAGIDPSVIGPQVLLAHLARVYGSIFSFFIGHYLVVVLSDFHSVREALVQQAEVFSDRPRVPLISIVTKEKGVVFAHYGPVWRQQRKFSHSTLRHFGLGKLSLEPKIIEEFKYVKAEMQKHREDPFCPFSIISNAVSNIICSLCFGQRFDYTNSEFKKMLGFMSRGLEICLNSQVLLVNICPWLYYLPFGPFKELRQIEKDITSFLKKIIKDHQESLDRENPQDFIDMYLLHMEEERKNNSNSSFDEEYLFYIIGDLFIAGTDTTTNSLLWCLLYMSLNPDVQEKVHEEIERVIGANRAPSLTDKAQMPYTEATIMEVQRLTVVVPLAIPHMTSENTVLQGYTIPKGTLILPNLWSVHRDPAIWEKPEDFYPNRFLDDQGQLIKKETFIPFGIGKRVCMGEQLAKMELFLMFVSLMQSFAFALPEDSKKPLLTGRFGLTLAPHPFNITISRR; encoded by the exons ATGCGCGCGGCGCAGCCAATCCGGGGGCGCTCCTACACCCCCTGCCCGCCCCCGACCTTCCAGCGCAGAGCAGGACACTGGCGCCGCGGGGCAGGCAGCTGCGTGCGCGTCTCCTCCAGGCAGCAAGGGGAACCCGAGGCCGCCGGCGCCCGGACCATGTCGTCTCCGGGGCCGTCGCAGCCGCCGGCCGAGGACCCGCCCTGGCCCGCGCGCCTCCTGCGTGCGCCTCTGGGGCTGCTGCGGCTGGACCCCAGCGGGGGCGCGCTGCTGCTGTGCGGCCTCGTAGCGCTGCTGGGCTGGAGCTGGCTGCGGAGGCGCCGGGCGCGGGGCATCCCGCCCGGGCCCACGCCCTGGCCTCTGGTGGGCAACTTCGGTCACGTGCTGCTGCCTCCCTTCCTCCGGCGGCGGAGCTGGCTGAGCAGCAGGACCAGGGCCGCAGGGATTGATCCCTCGGTCATAGGCCCGCAGGTGCTCCTGGCTCACCTAGCCCGCGTGTACGGCAGCATCTTCAGCTTCTTTATCGGCCACTACCTGGTGGTGGTCCTCAGCGACTTCCACAGCGTGCGCGAGGCGCTGGTGCAGCAGGCCGAGGTCTTCAGCGACCGCCCGCGGGTGCCGCTCATCTCCATCGTGACCAAGGAGAAGG GGGTTGTGTTTGCACATTATGGTCCCGTCTGGAGACAACAAAGGAAGTTCTCTCATTCAACTCTTCGTCATTTTGGGTTGGGAAAACTTAGCTTGGAGCCCAAGATTATTGAGGAGTTCAAATATGTGAAAGCAGAAATGCAAAAGCACAGAGAAGACCCCTTCTGCCCTTTCTCCATCATCAGCAATGCCGTCTCTAACATCATTTGCTCCTTGTGCTTTGGCCAGCGCTTTGATTACACTAATAGTGAGTTCAAGAAAATGCTTGGTTTTATGTCACGAGGCCTAGAAATCTGTCTGAACAGTCAAGTCCTCCTGGTCAACATATGCCCTTGGCTTTATTACCTTCCCTTTGGACCATTTAAGGAATTAAGACAAATTGAAAAGGATATAAccagtttccttaaaaaaatcatcaaagaCCATCAAGAGTCTCTGGATAGAGAGAACCCTCAGGACTTCATAGACATGTACCTTCTCCACatggaagaggagaggaaaaataatagtaacagcAGTTTTGATGAAGAGTACTTATTTTATATCATTGGGGATCTCTTTATTGCTGGGACTGATACCACAACTAACTCTTTGCTCTGGTGCCTGCTGTATATGTCGCTGAACCCTGATGTACAAG AAAAGGTTCATGAAGAAATTGAAAGAGTCATTGGCGCCAACCGAGCTCCTTCCCTCACAGACAAGGCCCAGATGCCCTACACAGAAGCCACCATCATGGAAGTGCAGAGGCTAACTGTGGTGGTGCCGCTTGCCATTCCTCATATGACCTCAGAGAACACAG tgCTCCAAGGGTATACCATTCCTAAAGGCACATTGATCTTACCCAACCTGTGGTCAGTACATAGAGACCCAGCCATTTGGGAGAAACCGGAGGATTTCTACCCTAATCGATTTCTGGATGACCAAGGACaactaattaaaaaagaaacctttATTCCTTTTGGGATAG GGAAGCGGGTGTGTATGGGAGAACAACTGGCAAAGATGGAATTATTCCTAATGTTTGTGAGCCTAATGCAGAGTTTCGCATTTGCTTTACCTGAGGATTCTAAGAAGCCCCTCCTGACTGGAAGATTTGGTCTAACTTTAGCCCCACATCCATTTAATATAACTATTTCAAGGAGATGA
- the CYP2U1 gene encoding cytochrome P450 2U1 isoform X3: protein MSSPGPSQPPAEDPPWPARLLRAPLGLLRLDPSGGALLLCGLVALLGWSWLRRRRARGIPPGPTPWPLVGNFGHVLLPPFLRRRSWLSSRTRAAGIDPSVIGPQVLLAHLARVYGSIFSFFIGHYLVVVLSDFHSVREALVQQAEVFSDRPRVPLISIVTKEKGEREVVGCGYADAADESPGVVFAHYGPVWRQQRKFSHSTLRHFGLGKLSLEPKIIEEFKYVKAEMQKHREDPFCPFSIISNAVSNIICSLCFGQRFDYTNKKVHEEIERVIGANRAPSLTDKAQMPYTEATIMEVQRLTVVVPLAIPHMTSENTVLQGYTIPKGTLILPNLWSVHRDPAIWEKPEDFYPNRFLDDQGQLIKKETFIPFGIGKRVCMGEQLAKMELFLMFVSLMQSFAFALPEDSKKPLLTGRFGLTLAPHPFNITISRR from the exons ATGTCGTCTCCGGGGCCGTCGCAGCCGCCGGCCGAGGACCCGCCCTGGCCCGCGCGCCTCCTGCGTGCGCCTCTGGGGCTGCTGCGGCTGGACCCCAGCGGGGGCGCGCTGCTGCTGTGCGGCCTCGTAGCGCTGCTGGGCTGGAGCTGGCTGCGGAGGCGCCGGGCGCGGGGCATCCCGCCCGGGCCCACGCCCTGGCCTCTGGTGGGCAACTTCGGTCACGTGCTGCTGCCTCCCTTCCTCCGGCGGCGGAGCTGGCTGAGCAGCAGGACCAGGGCCGCAGGGATTGATCCCTCGGTCATAGGCCCGCAGGTGCTCCTGGCTCACCTAGCCCGCGTGTACGGCAGCATCTTCAGCTTCTTTATCGGCCACTACCTGGTGGTGGTCCTCAGCGACTTCCACAGCGTGCGCGAGGCGCTGGTGCAGCAGGCCGAGGTCTTCAGCGACCGCCCGCGGGTGCCGCTCATCTCCATCGTGACCAAGGAGAAGGGTGAGCGGGAGGTCGTGGGCTGTGGGTACGCGGATGCCGCGGATGAGTCTCCAG GGGTTGTGTTTGCACATTATGGTCCCGTCTGGAGACAACAAAGGAAGTTCTCTCATTCAACTCTTCGTCATTTTGGGTTGGGAAAACTTAGCTTGGAGCCCAAGATTATTGAGGAGTTCAAATATGTGAAAGCAGAAATGCAAAAGCACAGAGAAGACCCCTTCTGCCCTTTCTCCATCATCAGCAATGCCGTCTCTAACATCATTTGCTCCTTGTGCTTTGGCCAGCGCTTTGATTACACTAATA AAAAGGTTCATGAAGAAATTGAAAGAGTCATTGGCGCCAACCGAGCTCCTTCCCTCACAGACAAGGCCCAGATGCCCTACACAGAAGCCACCATCATGGAAGTGCAGAGGCTAACTGTGGTGGTGCCGCTTGCCATTCCTCATATGACCTCAGAGAACACAG tgCTCCAAGGGTATACCATTCCTAAAGGCACATTGATCTTACCCAACCTGTGGTCAGTACATAGAGACCCAGCCATTTGGGAGAAACCGGAGGATTTCTACCCTAATCGATTTCTGGATGACCAAGGACaactaattaaaaaagaaacctttATTCCTTTTGGGATAG GGAAGCGGGTGTGTATGGGAGAACAACTGGCAAAGATGGAATTATTCCTAATGTTTGTGAGCCTAATGCAGAGTTTCGCATTTGCTTTACCTGAGGATTCTAAGAAGCCCCTCCTGACTGGAAGATTTGGTCTAACTTTAGCCCCACATCCATTTAATATAACTATTTCAAGGAGATGA
- the CYP2U1 gene encoding cytochrome P450 2U1 isoform X1, which translates to MSSPGPSQPPAEDPPWPARLLRAPLGLLRLDPSGGALLLCGLVALLGWSWLRRRRARGIPPGPTPWPLVGNFGHVLLPPFLRRRSWLSSRTRAAGIDPSVIGPQVLLAHLARVYGSIFSFFIGHYLVVVLSDFHSVREALVQQAEVFSDRPRVPLISIVTKEKGEREVVGCGYADAADESPGVVFAHYGPVWRQQRKFSHSTLRHFGLGKLSLEPKIIEEFKYVKAEMQKHREDPFCPFSIISNAVSNIICSLCFGQRFDYTNSEFKKMLGFMSRGLEICLNSQVLLVNICPWLYYLPFGPFKELRQIEKDITSFLKKIIKDHQESLDRENPQDFIDMYLLHMEEERKNNSNSSFDEEYLFYIIGDLFIAGTDTTTNSLLWCLLYMSLNPDVQEKVHEEIERVIGANRAPSLTDKAQMPYTEATIMEVQRLTVVVPLAIPHMTSENTVLQGYTIPKGTLILPNLWSVHRDPAIWEKPEDFYPNRFLDDQGQLIKKETFIPFGIGKRVCMGEQLAKMELFLMFVSLMQSFAFALPEDSKKPLLTGRFGLTLAPHPFNITISRR; encoded by the exons ATGTCGTCTCCGGGGCCGTCGCAGCCGCCGGCCGAGGACCCGCCCTGGCCCGCGCGCCTCCTGCGTGCGCCTCTGGGGCTGCTGCGGCTGGACCCCAGCGGGGGCGCGCTGCTGCTGTGCGGCCTCGTAGCGCTGCTGGGCTGGAGCTGGCTGCGGAGGCGCCGGGCGCGGGGCATCCCGCCCGGGCCCACGCCCTGGCCTCTGGTGGGCAACTTCGGTCACGTGCTGCTGCCTCCCTTCCTCCGGCGGCGGAGCTGGCTGAGCAGCAGGACCAGGGCCGCAGGGATTGATCCCTCGGTCATAGGCCCGCAGGTGCTCCTGGCTCACCTAGCCCGCGTGTACGGCAGCATCTTCAGCTTCTTTATCGGCCACTACCTGGTGGTGGTCCTCAGCGACTTCCACAGCGTGCGCGAGGCGCTGGTGCAGCAGGCCGAGGTCTTCAGCGACCGCCCGCGGGTGCCGCTCATCTCCATCGTGACCAAGGAGAAGGGTGAGCGGGAGGTCGTGGGCTGTGGGTACGCGGATGCCGCGGATGAGTCTCCAG GGGTTGTGTTTGCACATTATGGTCCCGTCTGGAGACAACAAAGGAAGTTCTCTCATTCAACTCTTCGTCATTTTGGGTTGGGAAAACTTAGCTTGGAGCCCAAGATTATTGAGGAGTTCAAATATGTGAAAGCAGAAATGCAAAAGCACAGAGAAGACCCCTTCTGCCCTTTCTCCATCATCAGCAATGCCGTCTCTAACATCATTTGCTCCTTGTGCTTTGGCCAGCGCTTTGATTACACTAATAGTGAGTTCAAGAAAATGCTTGGTTTTATGTCACGAGGCCTAGAAATCTGTCTGAACAGTCAAGTCCTCCTGGTCAACATATGCCCTTGGCTTTATTACCTTCCCTTTGGACCATTTAAGGAATTAAGACAAATTGAAAAGGATATAAccagtttccttaaaaaaatcatcaaagaCCATCAAGAGTCTCTGGATAGAGAGAACCCTCAGGACTTCATAGACATGTACCTTCTCCACatggaagaggagaggaaaaataatagtaacagcAGTTTTGATGAAGAGTACTTATTTTATATCATTGGGGATCTCTTTATTGCTGGGACTGATACCACAACTAACTCTTTGCTCTGGTGCCTGCTGTATATGTCGCTGAACCCTGATGTACAAG AAAAGGTTCATGAAGAAATTGAAAGAGTCATTGGCGCCAACCGAGCTCCTTCCCTCACAGACAAGGCCCAGATGCCCTACACAGAAGCCACCATCATGGAAGTGCAGAGGCTAACTGTGGTGGTGCCGCTTGCCATTCCTCATATGACCTCAGAGAACACAG tgCTCCAAGGGTATACCATTCCTAAAGGCACATTGATCTTACCCAACCTGTGGTCAGTACATAGAGACCCAGCCATTTGGGAGAAACCGGAGGATTTCTACCCTAATCGATTTCTGGATGACCAAGGACaactaattaaaaaagaaacctttATTCCTTTTGGGATAG GGAAGCGGGTGTGTATGGGAGAACAACTGGCAAAGATGGAATTATTCCTAATGTTTGTGAGCCTAATGCAGAGTTTCGCATTTGCTTTACCTGAGGATTCTAAGAAGCCCCTCCTGACTGGAAGATTTGGTCTAACTTTAGCCCCACATCCATTTAATATAACTATTTCAAGGAGATGA